The DNA region AGAGAATAAAACGCAGAGAAGTCCTGTGGCCCAACTAGCGAGAGCGCCTTTCCGGACCTTCCGGCGCGCCCCGTTCTACCAGTTCTATGAACATAGGTCTCAGGCAATTCATGAATTGCGTAATTAACAACGAGCTCAAGCTCCTGAACATCTATACCACGCGCAGCTACATCTGTAGCGATTAGAAGCTTAAGCTCACCTGAGCGAAAACGATCCATCGTACTCTCGCGGTCCTTCTGCGAAAGGTCTGAATTAAGACGCTCCGGCTCGAAGCCACGCCTACGAAGCAGGATCTCAACCAGCTCTGTATCCGATTTAGTATTACAGAAAACTATAGCGCTGCGCGGCTTAAACTCAGACAGAAAGCCCGCAAGTGCCGTAGCCTTGCTTGTAAGCCCGCCATCAACACGCGAGAACAGGTGCTCAATCTGCGGAAGCCTATCCTCAAGAACCTCAAACTCAATCCGCTTGGGATTCTTAAGGAACGAGTTTGCTAATATGCCTACACGGGGCGTTATAGTTGCGCTAAAGAACATCCCCTGACGATCCTTTGGCAACCTAGCTAGTATGGCGCGCACCTCCTCAACAAACCCCATTGAAAGCATCTCATCGGCTTCATCAAGCACAAACATGCGGCACTCTTTAAGTACGATCTCACCCTGCTGAATTAGATCCATCAGGCGGCCAGGAGTTCCAACAACTATGCGCGGATCGTTACGCAGATCGCGCACCTGGCTAGCTTGCTTTACCCCTCCGATAATACAGGCAGGCTGAACATCAGGCAGCATGGTGGTAACAACATTTCTCACCTGTACCGCCAGCTCGCGTGTCGGGGCAATAATAAGAGCAAAGGTTTCTTTGACATCTCCGGCATCAAGCAACTTAGAAAGAATTGGCAATACAAACGCCAAGGTCTTTCCACTCCCGGTCTGCGCCTGTGCGATAACATCATGCCCTTCCAGCACAACAGGTATCGAGCCGCGCTGCACAGGGGTTGGGATAACTATTGAGAGCTCTGTGAGCTTATCTCTAATTACCTGGTGCTTAACGAGGGAAAAAAAGGATTCATCTGAGGGGGGCGTATTAGGGCTCTGGTTTTCTGGGGTCATACACGTTTTAGTTGCGTCGCGCTGCTGTCACACCCCCGAGGTTAACGTGGGGTCCATGCGACTTAATCATTAATGCACCGTGGGTTCTCTATCGCTACTGGGCCCCTTGCTTTCCGGAACCCAAGTCATCTATCTCTCGCTAGCGGCGCCTTGTTATTTATCGGCTACGCTACGCATGTTGGCTATGCCAGCCCTCCCCCGGTATCGGTGCGTTTCTATCCAGGAGATCTCGGCAGGACTAGTGCGTATATACCTAAATACGCTAACAGTTTCCCCGATTATTACAATCAATTGAAAACTAGCTCTCCACTATCCTACCTTTATTATAACACAGATTGTTCAATTAAGATACCGACCCTCTTGAACGCTGCTGTATAGGGTAAGTAATTCACCCTTCAGTCTCTATCTGCTCCGATCTATCAGTATTAGATTTTACACGCTACTTATTTTAGGTGCTTTTATAGAACAATATGTTGGGTTGTTTCTTAATTTGCGTTACTCTGTGCTGTTCGTGTTCTTTAACAAGA from Pseudomonadota bacterium includes:
- a CDS encoding DEAD/DEAH box helicase; this translates as MTPENQSPNTPPSDESFFSLVKHQVIRDKLTELSIVIPTPVQRGSIPVVLEGHDVIAQAQTGSGKTLAFVLPILSKLLDAGDVKETFALIIAPTRELAVQVRNVVTTMLPDVQPACIIGGVKQASQVRDLRNDPRIVVGTPGRLMDLIQQGEIVLKECRMFVLDEADEMLSMGFVEEVRAILARLPKDRQGMFFSATITPRVGILANSFLKNPKRIEFEVLEDRLPQIEHLFSRVDGGLTSKATALAGFLSEFKPRSAIVFCNTKSDTELVEILLRRRGFEPERLNSDLSQKDRESTMDRFRSGELKLLIATDVAARGIDVQELELVVNYAIHELPETYVHRTGRTGRAGRSGKALSLVGPQDFSAFYSLQKKLPIVLTEVPLPDQKPIVVAS